The window CTACGCACCCACTTCCAGCGCCGCGGCCACTATCGAGTGCAGGTGACGACCGAGGAAGAAGAGGTCGACGGTGAGTGGCGGATTCGCTTCACCATCGATCCGGGACCGGTGCTCGAGCTCACGGAGGTTGGCTTCCGAGGCAACGAGTCCTTCTCGGACGAGCGCCTGGCGCGGTTGATCAAGACCTCGCCGAAGGGCTTCCTCGCCCTCGGCTCGGGGCGCCTGGTGGAGACCGATCTGGCGGCGGACCTCGCCAATCTGCGCTCCTTCTACGCCCTCGAAGGCTTCACCCGGGTGCGCATCGCCAACCCCGGCGTGACCAACAAGGACGATCGCCTGACGCTGGTCATTCCGATCGACGAGGGGCCGCGCCAGGAAGTGGGCTCGATCGACTTCGAGGGCTTTCCGCTGGAGATTCTCGCGGCGGTGCGAGACGAGCTCGAGGTTTACCCCGGAGGGCCCTTCCATCCGCAGCGCCTGCGCCGCTCCCTGAGTCTGCTGCGAGAGGCCTTCGAGCGCCTCGGCCACGAGCGCCTGCAGCTCTCGGCGGAAGAGGTCTGGAACGATGATCAGACCCGTGTCGATCTCACCTTGCAGGTCATCCCGGGGCCGCGCACGGTGGTCGATCGGGTGCTGGTGCGAGGCAATCGGCGCAGCTCCTCGGCGGCCATCTTGCGGGTCGCCGCCCTTTCTGCCGACGATCCGGCGAGCTTGAGCAACCTGCGCGAAGCGGAGCGCCGGCTGCTGCGCCTCGGGGTCTTCCGCCGGGTGCGCGTCGAACGCATGCCGGCGGCCCTCGGCAGCGAGGCCCGTGACGTCGTGATCCGAGTCGAGGAAGGCAAAGCGCGCCGCATCGCCTACGGTGCTGGCTACGACTCGGAAGCCGGCCTCGGCGGCCTCTTCAGCTTCGTCCACAGCAACCTCACGGGGCGCTTCGACAGCTTCTCCATCAATGCCCGGGTGCAGCAGGAAAGCCAACAGTTCAGCCTGTTTCTCGATCGCCCGCGAGGCCAGCGCCTGCCGCTCACCTTTTCCGCCTTCTGGATCGAAGAAGCCCTCGACCTGCGCAGTGGCCCGGCGGAAGACTTCGAGCTCACCCGCCGCGGCGCCCGGGTGGAGACCTTTCACGACTTCGCCTGGGGCAGGGCGGCCCTTTCGGCCGGCTACCGGCGGGTCGAAAATCAGGTGCCGGCGGATCTGCGCCCGGCGGACGAGCCCTTTGCCCGCGAGGATCAAACCCTGCGCCTCTCCAGCCTGGTTGCCAGCCTGCAGATCGATCGCCGCGATGATCCTCTCAACCCCTCCAGCGGCTGGAGCTCGATCCTGCGGCTGGAGCGAGCCCTGCCCGTCGAAGCCATCGATACGGAGGCGGATTTCCTCGAGGTCTTTCTGCAGCAGACCTACTACCAGCCCTTGGGGAAGGCCGGAGTGCTCGCCGGCAGCGTGCGCCTCGGCGGCATCGAGCCCTACTCGGACCTCGACATCGTCGATCCCGTGATCCCGCCGGAGCTCGGCCTGCCGAGCTCCGAGATCTTCATCGCCGAGCGTTTCTTCGCCGGCGGATCGTCGACCCATCGCGCCTTCCGCCGGGATCGTCTCGGCATTGCCGACGAAACCCTGTTCCCGGGCGACGACGCTTCCGGCGATCTGATCGCGGCCGGCGGCAATGGTCTCTTGCTGGTCAACCTCGACTACCGCTTCCCGATCGCCGGTCCACTGCAGGGGGCGATCTTCTTCGACACCGGCAACGTGTGGGCCGATTGGCGCGACATCGAGAGCTCCGACCTGCGCTCTGGCGCCGGCGTCGGGCTGCGCTACCTGTCCCCGATCGGGCCCCTGCGCATCGAGGTCGGATGGCCCTTCGACAAGCTCCCCGGCGACAGCGACGTGGCGGTGGGCTTCGGTCTCGGGACGTCTTTCTGAGGTGATCCGGGGAGGGCCCCGGAAGCAGGACTCGCCCGAGATCGCGGGCGAGTCCTGGTAGAGCTTTCTCCGGGACAACGGCGAACTGGTGTCAGGGCCGCTGGAAGAGAAGCTCGGGCTTAGTGGCTCACTCGTCGCCGCAGGTGAAGCTGCACGACGAGCCGATGCCGAGAAATCCCGAGCGGTGCTCGAATTCGTCGATATTGTTGACGCCGCACT is drawn from Acidobacteriota bacterium and contains these coding sequences:
- the bamA gene encoding outer membrane protein assembly factor BamA, translated to MLWRALFGCVLVVISATAGWAQDPVLRAIEIRSDGDLGDLEEVRELFTVAVGEALTESAVRRSLVNLQVSGLASEVALYQRPQGDGGVVLVAVLWANLQVEAVEVVGEIGALRREELLAALPQRAGEPLVESRLVRGVYRLQDLFLAAGYRSNRVVLAPEIDDQRKVARIVYRVEAGPRTLIESVRFLGELGSFGDDDLLAELRQRPGSPLLEDRLPEDADRLEGWLFEQGYRQALVRRPTVTTEGEGAVVSYQMRVGPLVRVEVVGVESRELERKGLLPFAEGEGYDEALLLLTEDRLRTHFQRRGHYRVQVTTEEEEVDGEWRIRFTIDPGPVLELTEVGFRGNESFSDERLARLIKTSPKGFLALGSGRLVETDLAADLANLRSFYALEGFTRVRIANPGVTNKDDRLTLVIPIDEGPRQEVGSIDFEGFPLEILAAVRDELEVYPGGPFHPQRLRRSLSLLREAFERLGHERLQLSAEEVWNDDQTRVDLTLQVIPGPRTVVDRVLVRGNRRSSSAAILRVAALSADDPASLSNLREAERRLLRLGVFRRVRVERMPAALGSEARDVVIRVEEGKARRIAYGAGYDSEAGLGGLFSFVHSNLTGRFDSFSINARVQQESQQFSLFLDRPRGQRLPLTFSAFWIEEALDLRSGPAEDFELTRRGARVETFHDFAWGRAALSAGYRRVENQVPADLRPADEPFAREDQTLRLSSLVASLQIDRRDDPLNPSSGWSSILRLERALPVEAIDTEADFLEVFLQQTYYQPLGKAGVLAGSVRLGGIEPYSDLDIVDPVIPPELGLPSSEIFIAERFFAGGSSTHRAFRRDRLGIADETLFPGDDASGDLIAAGGNGLLLVNLDYRFPIAGPLQGAIFFDTGNVWADWRDIESSDLRSGAGVGLRYLSPIGPLRIEVGWPFDKLPGDSDVAVGFGLGTSF